DNA from Daucus carota subsp. sativus chromosome 1, DH1 v3.0, whole genome shotgun sequence:
AGTCATTATATCTCAAAGACAAGCACCAGGAAAGGGAAAAGGTGAGAGACACAAAAGCATAGCTAACCCTTTACCTTGACAAGGAACAAATTATCTCTTCTATCGAATATCATAACCGATGCCCACAAGAACAGATGCTAGATTACAGGATTTAGCACTAAGATTATCTGTCTGTGTTGACTTGATAACTACATCAAGTTTATGCAAACTCGAATGATGATCATCAAGCATATTAACAGCGCTTGCATCGTTCTTTCGAGTCTGCAGTCCTCAATTCAgagtttcttttttaaaaaaatcaattccagtaaaatagaaataaagaCAACTTTCTCTCTTCTTGTTGGACTTCTTTTCGGCTTTCCCTGGAATCATACCTGCCAAAAATTGTAGTGTTTGTGATTGTCAATCAGGTAAATAAAGAGAATAATGTCTTTATAGGTGGAACACATGATTTAGACTTGTGATACTGTCAATCGGGTAACGGTAACGGTCCTGGCATACGATTGCCAGGGATCTGTTAAGTACTGGTTCCTGGCCATTGCatgaatatccagcggccagggtTATAACAAAGTTTTAATACATACAGCGCTTTTTAACCGTTGTACAGGGAAAATGACCCTCTTAAGCGCCGGATGAGTCCCCATACAGCGGTTAAAAAGCGTTCTATGTATTAAAACtttgttataatcctggccACCAGATATTCATCCAATAACCAGGAACCAGTATGCTATTTAACAGGGATCTGGCAATCGTATGCCAAGGACAGTTACCTCAACTGGGATATCTACTCTATCCTTTTTTATTTCCAAATCCATTTACTTTCAGAATCATTTCTAATGTCTTGATGGTAAATTTTTCTCTCTGGTACTATCTTCACACACTGCACTAAAAATACTGTTATCAATTCGATCAAATGCCTTTTAAGTCTATATTGATATAGTTTCAGCAAGTGCCTTATACTAACAGCAACAAGTTGTGCACCAACCTTCTGCAAATTGTAAAATCTATCACCCTCCCAAATACAAACTCAAAGTAGCAAGTAAACAATTCACTTTTGTATAGAATTCAAATCAGATCTGTTAATTTCTTTGAGTGATACTTTTCATATGGATCCTGATGTCAATTGTTTGCATGTGCATATGTTTAAGCAAGTTCATCCTTTCCTGAAGAATTTACATATACTTTTGCATTAAGCCTTTACATAAGTTACCATCTTTACTTTTACGATCTTCAACCACAACAAAAGGAGGTGACCTTTCTTTGGAACTACCAACATTTCTTTACAAGGACAGGAAAGAAATTATATTTCTATTCAGAAAGAAAAGGACAAAGGGGCAGGagaatactaaatatattatcattcatatcaatattaatattacttTAATGATCACTCTCTACAAACCGCTAGAGCCAATTAATTTGGTTAAACCAAAGGTAATAGCCATTGCTATCCAGCCACCAATCAGCAGCCTAGCGCAAGATTTCAGAGCCGGGGTCTTTCCCAACACTGCTCCAACTCCTCCAAACACGAGCAATGCAAAGGTTACCGCAGCAATCACCACAATAAGCCTCACCTTATGATCACCTATAAATGCAGCAGCTAGTAATGGAACTAAAGCCCCTAAAGAAAATGCAAGAGCTGACGCTAATGCAGCCTGAAAGGGATTTGGCAGTTGTTCCTTTTCGCTTTCATCATCATTCTTCTCATTGTCCAGCATTCTCTTGTCTCTTTTCATCTGAGCTACCTCAATATCTAGCTGTGAGTATACAGACACAAACTCCCCGATAGCCATGCTGCACGCACCTGCTACTAGGCCAGCAAAACCAGTAAGAATCATGACTGCAACGTCATTTTTAACAGCTCCTACACCCATCATTAATGATGCAACTGAAACCAAGCCATCTGTTGCTCCTAATACAGCTGCTCGAAGCCATTGTGCCCTTTGTGAGTAATCAAAGTACTCTTTTTCAGGTACTTGTCTATCGCTAGGCATTGATATTTGAACATCACTTAAGGAAGCCATGAAGATCAGAGCAGAAAATGTAAAGTATTTGCAAGAAAAGGAGTCGAATAAAGAGATTTTGAATTGCTTATGAAGATATTGTCGATAATTGAGAGTATTTATAGGGGTAAGGACTGCTTCCAAGTGATACTATGGATAGTAATTAAGTTGTTAGTGGTGCAAAAAGTTGAGATAATGTGTTGGGGCACAAACTTTTCTTTTGTCTAATTTATCATTGTCTGAGACAGGATGATGACATTAACATATTTCTGTTTACTGCACCTCCTAGTTACAGAGGCTTCTAAACTTGCAGATTCATCATATATCCAGACTATAATTATAACATTACATTTACAAATGTGAAAGTATGAACATGCAGAGATAAAGTCCTTAGTCCTTACCTGAGAAAACTGCATAAAAGTAATCTTTGTTAGGGAGATAATCCCTGACAGTCGATCTCTGACAACAAGCTTTCCGCACTTTCTTATAGCGGAAAGATAGAAACTCTAGGATGTGTGTCTAAAAGGCAAATAGGCGATGCAACCCTTGCATTCACATAAAAAATCAGGTATTATGTCTTTCAGCGATAATAAACTTCCGATAGATTATTGTAGAAATCGATTGTCAGGACTCGGACCAATCTTGTTATAACTAGTTATGTCAAGAAAAGAAACTACATTCCTACCATTGTAATCTAGTGGATATCGATCTCCCTTCTCTCAGTAACAATTAACAAAACATCGACAATTTAAACCTTAATGCAGAATTAATTATCTGTTTTACAGGGTAAGATTACTATCAAAATCATGCTTGcattacaaaagaaaaagaaaacaatcaGAAAGCTATTAGTGAGTTTGACCTCTAAATCAAAGTTTTCGTACAAATCTAAAATTTGAGACTGAGATACTACACTGGTCATGACAGAGTCACTAAGAAGGTTGATTGAATTTGAATGGAAAAATCATGGATTGCTGAGTAGGAGGGCACACTCATAAAGCAAAGCAAGATATGAAGAAGATCAATTAACAATATGATAACAAAGTGGAGTGTGGTTGCCACACATATgggataaattatattataaatatcaagAGTGTGGAATACACACAGATGCCACAAGCATTTTACTATAATAATGGGAAAATGAAAGAAAGTTGTATTTCAGTTTCACAAGAAACGTTCACAATCTAATCTTTATGAACACCCTACCTAATGCAGAGTTTATGTGGTCTcgttttcattttttatgtaATAGTATTACAAACTCGTGAGCTCGCATATGATCATCACGCCAAGCACGACCTTCGTTTTGCAACACATGAATATTAATAGGAATTTGTATTGTGCGTGTTCATGGCTTTTGAGTCGAGGTTAGATGACAAAATTTGTACATATGAGCAATGGCACTAGCTGTTTAACGGTCGATGGCAAGTTTAGAACATGACGTCTCTTGCTCTCTCGTAATTGTGTCCTgaaatttcaaacaaaatttaagTTACCGGATATtacactttttttaaaaaaggttACTGGATATTACACCAAGCAAATGTCATGATCCCGAATAATCGattgaaatatatgaaattgTGATTCGGATAAAatacaattcaaaatttaaccAGATTTAAGATAATTTGATTTCAACCGATATCTTGCTTGAAATTTTTCAATTTGAAAACTAGTTTGACTGAATTATCATGCAGGATAGATGACGAGTTCGGGTTGCAATTCTTTGTAGcttttagttggttgttttTAGTCAATTTCGTGTTGCTTACCATTAATTTCATGATTACTTTTCCACATGAGTACTTATTTTCCTTccaacttattatgcaattaAGGACAATTTCgacagatttttttaaaattgtatttgTAATTTCATATAGCTAGCAGTTACGTATATGGTTGCAAATGCAACCTccaaatttttacaaatattttttaaaaataatatttttcaatttattttaaaaaatgatgttatttttacaaaaaaaaaaatattaattgagTAATGGAAAAAAACACTTTAGGGTGAGATTAGACCTGGCAAtttggtacacgacacgaaaacacgacacgaacacgacacgaaaagttcgggtttggatttcaatattcggtacacgaacacgaaagtacacgaacacgaaaataCATGTTGAATTTAGTGCCGGGTTCgggtttttattttatatacacgaaagtacacgatataaatatatttttaaaaaaataagtatatgttcgtgtaaatatatatatatttttacatataatatatacatgtacaaatttgttcacaattatatacatatataaagatttaatatatattttattatgtaatacataaaaatgcatatagttcattatataatacataaaaaaatatgtgtttttaatatattttatcaaatttaattattatatttatattaaatgtacACAAAAAGTACACGACACGTTCCAAAACGGGTACGGATTTGAGATTAGGTACACGAATTCGAAATAGATCGGGTTCGAGTTTCACCTTCAAGTACATGAAACGTGAAttacacgacacgaaagtacTTTCGACACGACACGATTGCCAGTTCTAGGTGAGATTGCCCTGACCCAATCTGACCAGCATGATTAGTTCCACACAGTATGATTAGTTCCACAAATCTCAGTGCATTGACTGTTTATTAACTAAAATTAGTTGaactaatttgagatggaaacAAATGTTCATCAACAATAAGGCTAATTGTTTGTTTATCAACATTTTAGTTGCTGCTACACCTCTCTTTATTCTATTTTTGCTActtaactattaaaaaaaatatttgtaaagtaaataaatccaaaaaattcagttttataaataaactaaaatatttatttaaattataaataaaatttaaattttatttgcaaTTACATAATAATAGGCCGTATGCCGATGTTGTTACTATAATTTCACCTCATACATGTTCATTACAAAGGagcaaaaattaaatatttataatatccttatttataaatataattcacAATATTGACAGGTCATGCGTCGCATGACTTCatcttataattaaaaataatttttaagctGAAGACTATTGAGTCGTTTGGCttaatttaaaagaagtgacttattgcttaaaataaagaagtggattagaagtgataagtgaatttaacttataagttactaAAAGTATTTGGATAACTTCACTTATAAATCAATCaagtgtttggtaatttaaatttataaactaaaagaaaatcaaattaaaaaaatacaagaaacattattaataaataaatttcttacatattaaaaatttaaataacttcataaaaatataattcactaaaaaaagCTAAAAAAATAGCATTTCTAACTTCCAACTTCTAGCTCCAAAGAAGCTGAAAAGCACTTCCACCTTCTGTATCCAAACACGCGCAAATAAGCGGAAACCagcttttattaaaaaaaaagtgggAAGCAGGTGTTCCAAACACCCACTGTTATTCATAAAACCTGTTTTCAGATTATACTAACAATTTCTAAGTTgcttttcaaataaaaagtagttgttatatttttgaatatttccGACAATagttataaaatgatattatttatatcatttaCTTTTATATATCAAAGAAAATGTGCCTAACTTCAGTTTGCTAACAATGTGCCTCTCATTTATTCTGATACTTTTTGTTTagtctataaatagataatTTCATTCTTTGtaatctatattttataaattattttcctaAAACAGTTGTGCAAAGCAATACGAAACCAAACGGAGCCTCATTCGAGTTGCAAATATAGATGCTCTTAAACGGTTGTATGAGAAAGATTCCTATGTCGTTTTCTTTAATTATCTTGTGttattatgtaataatatatgttgaaagaaagttgagagagctagaaaaaaaaataaattgacatGATTGTATTATTCACTCATTACATTACACGCTAAAAAAGCAGTTTTTATAGGTCCTTGTTAGACTAGTGACAAGACAAAGTGAAAAGTCAAAATTCACATACAAAATTGATAGGTCAATCCAAGAGTCAAAAATCATAAGTCAATCCAAGAACCAAAAATCATccatatttatatttcataacatCTTGCACGTATATTccgtatatttatttatattttctaattgaTAAATCAGTTTTTTTTCCTATTATATTGGAAgatataagatttttttttttagagaaGGAAGACAtaagtattttatttatgtattccAGACCTTCGAATATAAGTAATTTACATTAATCTCGAAAAATAAATTGGATAAGAGGAAATATCCTAATTTGGCGGAATTACTACTTCATTGAcatttgggttaattatcaagttggtcactgaagtgggcttaatgtatcaagttggtcactataCTCAAAACGATATCAAGATGGTTACTAAAGTCAtcgtaaatatcaaacaagtaccttgaaatatgagtttaagtaagaaaaatattatatataaagttttatacattatttttaaatgttaccacaaccaactaaaaggttatgacttttagtatttaaaataatatatttatatttaatcaagtttatttattatttatattttattatatagttattttctttgttttaattaaaaataaataataaataaacttgataaaatctaaatatattatcataaatattagaagtaataatcttttacttggttttggtaacattcaaaaaatgtgcgtaaaactttataaataatatttttactgcttgaacttatatttcaaggtacttgtttgatatttatggtcacttcggtgaccatcttgataccgttttgagttcagtgaccaatttgatacattaagcccacttcagtgaccaactagataattaacccattgaCATTTGATTGTAACACAGATATtaattttctcaaaaatatctgtttagggttaattatcaagttgatcACTGAAGTGAGCTCAATATATCAAGTtcgtcactgaactcaaaacggtatcaagatggtcaccgaagtggccataaatatcaaacaagtaacttgaaatatgagtttaagtagtaaaaatattatttataaagttttacatattattttcaaatgttATCACAACTAactaaaggttatgacttctagtatttaaagtaatatttttatattttatcaagtttatttattatttatattttattatatagttattttctttgttttaattagaaataaataataaataaacttaataaaatctaaatatattatcataaatattagaagtcataaccttttacttggttttggtaacattcaaaaataatgtgtaaaactttataaataatatttttactgcttgaacttatatttcaatgtacttgtttgatatttatggccacttcagtgaccatcttgataccgttttgagttcagtgaccaatttgatacattaagctcacttcagtgaccaactagataattaaccctatctGTTTATAGGGAAAAAAATctagatatatatatacgtaGTAACAAACTGAAACAGAATCGTACTTTCAAGAAATCCTCAAGAGTTCACAAGGATCTTTCTGCTTTCTGCTTGCTGCTTATTTCAAGGTAATGCTGCCCAGATCCACAAGTTATCTcatcacatacacacacacctcaatataaaaaaaagtttttgcATTTTTATGATTCAAGAAGTTTCTAGTTCTATATTTTATgtcaatttgattatttttttcacGCAGGAATGTTTTTAGACTGTATATTCATGTGGGTTTGCttcaaaatttgattttgattgagATATATTCTGTTTTTGTTGATTAGTAATGGCTACCAGTGTTGAGGGTATTGCTCATGAGCTCAATCTTGAAAATGTTGATCCTTTGCCTGAGGATTTCGACCCAACTGGTGTAATCAAGGACCCTTTGCCCCCTTTAGTTAATGATTCTCGAGTAGGCGTAAATGTTGAGGGAAATGGGGAAGTGAAAAAAGAGAGGGAGATTGTACTTGGGAGAAATGTGCATACAATGTGTCTTGAGGTTACGGAACCTGAGGCCGATGATGAGGTTACCGGGGAGAGGGAGGCTTATATGGCTAGCGTTTTGGCGAGATATAGGAAGTCTTTACTGGAGAGGACAAAACATCATTTGGGTAATGATATTAGTGATTTATTGTAGATTCATTGCCTTTGAATTGTGATTGTTGTTTTGATAGCcttataaaatgttttaatGTGTTGACTAATGGCTTGGACTATTATTTGATACTTCAATTGTTCCTCCTGGAACCTTATTTCTAATGTGTGCTTAGAATTTATGTTATTCATTGAATATTCTCAAATAAGGACTGTTGTAGTAAGTACTATgtaagatatttaaaattttctaataaCATTTGCTATAACAGAAGAAATTATGTCCCAGTATTCGATAATGTTAAAACCAAAATTTATCTGATGGCTTTCAAAATGGGGCCCTATACGTGTAAATGGAGCATGTATTTAGTCAGTTCTAACTTTTAATCTCatttatgtaaatataatataatatcttcTATTAACTATGTCAGTTATGTCATTCGAGTGCTAAGCTGTTTTTGCTGTActcataaataaataacaatacaAGGGAATTATCTATGACTGAGTGGAGACTTTAAactgtatataaatatacaagtaAGCTTTCCagagattttatcaatttactGCTACAATGATTTATCACTTATCAGCgctattttaaatttgtaatacATCGGATCCAAACTCACAAGCCTAATTACTGTGTCCTGATAATCAATTATAGCTCTCTCCCATAGGCCATAAGTACCTTATCAAATTATCCTTCTCATGATCACATCATTTTGTACCTGCAACAGGTTACCCATATAATCTGGATTTTGATTATGGTGCATTGGGACAATTGCAGCACTTCTCCATTAATAACCTTGGAGATCCTTTTATAGAAAGCAATTACGGTGTCCATTCCAGACAGTTTGAAGTTGGTGTATTGGATTGGTTTGCACGCCTATGGGAATTGGAGAAGAATGAGTACTGGGGTTATATAACAAATTGTGGCACAGAAGGCAATCTGCATGGTATTTTAGTCGGGTCAGTAGTTTTTCTTTTTCACCCGTGTGAAACTTTTTAATTGGCAATGCAATTCCTACACCCTTCAGATATTGTATTGATTTAATTCTGCAGGAGGGAAGTGTTTCCTGATGGAATCTTGTATGCATCATGTGACACACATTATTCCATATTCAAAGCAGCACGAATGTACCGTATGGAATTTGAAAAGGTCAACACCTTGACCTCAGGAGAGATTGATTGCAAAGATTTGAAAGCTAAACTTCTTTGTCACCAGGACAAACCAGCAATTATCAATGTCAATATTGGTATTTACCTTTCTCGATGTATATTTTCTATATGTGTGGCGTCAATGCTGAACTACGGCATTCTGCAGGAACAACTGTAAAAGGTGCCGTTGATGATCTTGATCTTGTTATAAAGACCCTTAAGGAAAGCGGTTTCAATGATGACCGGTTTTATATTCACTGTGATGGAGCACTTTTTGGCCTCATGATGCCTTTTGTCAAACGTGTGAGTTTTGCTTGTTTTACATATGCCTACTTCACAAGTTGCTTATATGCAACATCTTTATAATGTTTATATCATTATAGGTTGATTAATATCTCCATCTTTATATGTGTTTATTGGTGCATCATGTGTATgaaaatttatactccctccgtcccaccagattctttacagtttccttatttggccgtcccacccatttctttacatcacaaaactttcctaaaatagttaatgggtcccaccattttcccacttttccttccttttcacactacttttactccaccaactctcttttatatattaaaaatcaatgggtcacttcacccatttttccttctcttttccactactttatacatatttcttaacctccgtgcccaaacccaatgtaaagaattgggtgggacggagggagtatgtgtttATATGTTAATCAATTAGATAAAAAGTTGGAGTACTATTGTTTACTCCAAGACACAAAAACCAGAGtaaagaaacaattaaaaataacatgtcaCCTATTAATCATTGTATAACTTCCTAACGAAAAAAAAACTTTCTGTTTCTTACGATTTAATATTTTGCACCAAATAGGTTTCCATTGTATTTTACAGATTGTATCCTAATCACTACTTCTGTCTTTACACCTATCATTATATGTTAAAACATCCTGGTGAAAAGAAAACCTTTAGCGTCTGAAAAATCTTAATCCGGATAAAACATTAAAGCAATCTAATGTTGGAACAAGTTATTCACTTATTCACAATTGTCAAGTGCATATCTATAGAACTTCTCAAATAAGCTAAAAGTctttattattcttgtttttcgTGATTGCAGGCACCAAAAGTGTCATTTAAAAAACCTATTGGAAGTGTCAGTGTCTCAGGCCACAAATTTGTTGGGTGCCCAATGCCTTGTGGTGTCCAGATAACAAGATTAGAGCACATTAGTGCCCTCTCCAGTAATGTTGAGTATCTTGCTTCAAGGGATGCAACTATTATGGGTAGCCGAAATGGGCATGCTCCCATATTCCTTTGGTATACCTTGAACCGGAAAGGATATCGAGGATTTCAGAAAGAAGTCAAAAAATGCCTTAAAAATGCACACTACCTAAAAGATCGCCTTAGAGATGCTGGGATCGGGGTAATGCTGAATGAACTGAGCAGCACAGTTGTATTTGAGCGTCCTCACGATGAGGAATTCGTACGCAAGTGGCAGCTTGCTTGCCAAGGGAACATAGCACATGTTGTAGTAATGCCCAACATCACTGTTGAAAAGCTGGATAAATTCTTGGCTGAACTCATTGGAAAGCGTGCTGTTTGGTATAAAAATGGAACTTTTCAGTCACCTTGTGTTGCATCTGAGTTAGGTAATGAAAATTGTTTTTGTGGTTTACACAAGTGACACTGGtggttgtagacttgtagtgcATTATCAGCAAACAGATTTAGTTCATTCTTTGGTACTACTGTTGCTGTTTCTTTTAGTTATTCAAGGCATTTCAAATGCTCGTACAATAATTGTGTTTTCTGCTTTAGCGATTGTTATCAGTGACTGCTGGAGGTTTGACCCCTTTTGTCAGTGATTTCATTCAGTCTCGTCTCAGGTTCAAACATACATCTATACAATGGAACCGTCTGTCTGTGACAGGTTCTGGATATAGATTATGTAATATTTAGGTCTATATACAGTGTTCACAGGAAGCACAACCTTATAAAAACAGTGTTTATTAAATATAACCGAGGTGAAACACAGATGATCTAGCTAAGGATATATGATGGCTGTATATTCTGAAAGAAATTCGATATAATGCCTGTAAATGTTCGGATCATGTTTAGTGCAGTGTCTTTAATTAGCACTAAAACTGAAGCATGATTTGATACCTGTTGGGCACTAATACTGTCTTGTCAAGAGTGAGTCTTATCCAATATAAGCTGCACTTGGGACTGGAATATGTTTCATCTGATCCTCCAAATCTGAGTACTGATTAGAAGCATATGAAAGTTTGATCAATTGCTTACTGTTCAGGGAGAATCTCTATTTTGTGCATCTGCAAAATTAGTCCACCTTCTATATCATGTTAGGAATGAATTTGGTACTCAAGCCTCAGGAATAAGATTCATCGCTGGTCTAATCCTTGTGACACGTTTGTAAATTGTACTGATGTCCTT
Protein-coding regions in this window:
- the LOC108209329 gene encoding serine decarboxylase, which produces MATSVEGIAHELNLENVDPLPEDFDPTGVIKDPLPPLVNDSRVGVNVEGNGEVKKEREIVLGRNVHTMCLEVTEPEADDEVTGEREAYMASVLARYRKSLLERTKHHLGYPYNLDFDYGALGQLQHFSINNLGDPFIESNYGVHSRQFEVGVLDWFARLWELEKNEYWGYITNCGTEGNLHGILVGREVFPDGILYASCDTHYSIFKAARMYRMEFEKVNTLTSGEIDCKDLKAKLLCHQDKPAIINVNIGTTVKGAVDDLDLVIKTLKESGFNDDRFYIHCDGALFGLMMPFVKRAPKVSFKKPIGSVSVSGHKFVGCPMPCGVQITRLEHISALSSNVEYLASRDATIMGSRNGHAPIFLWYTLNRKGYRGFQKEVKKCLKNAHYLKDRLRDAGIGVMLNELSSTVVFERPHDEEFVRKWQLACQGNIAHVVVMPNITVEKLDKFLAELIGKRAVWYKNGTFQSPCVASELGNENCFCGLHK
- the LOC108194639 gene encoding vacuolar iron transporter homolog 4-like; this translates as MASLSDVQISMPSDRQVPEKEYFDYSQRAQWLRAAVLGATDGLVSVASLMMGVGAVKNDVAVMILTGFAGLVAGACSMAIGEFVSVYSQLDIEVAQMKRDKRMLDNEKNDDESEKEQLPNPFQAALASALAFSLGALVPLLAAAFIGDHKVRLIVVIAAVTFALLVFGGVGAVLGKTPALKSCARLLIGGWIAMAITFGLTKLIGSSGL